A section of the Marinimicrobium koreense genome encodes:
- a CDS encoding MOSC domain-containing protein, giving the protein MTAQARLLDKLCQSLPEGRLEWIGLRSKRRGDIHVVDSAPAAEGLGLEGDHRMSKTPGSSRQVTLISREFIEAIARHTGHSEIDPALLRRNLVISGMNMNLLRHQRLQIGEAVLETTALCHPCSRMDEALGAGGAAAMFGYGGLCARIVQGGQMAVGDSVVRLPGLDSGAR; this is encoded by the coding sequence ATGACAGCCCAAGCCCGCTTACTCGACAAGTTGTGCCAAAGCCTGCCAGAGGGGCGGCTCGAATGGATCGGCCTGCGCAGTAAGCGGCGAGGCGACATCCACGTGGTGGACAGCGCCCCGGCGGCAGAGGGGCTGGGCCTGGAAGGCGATCACCGCATGAGCAAAACCCCGGGCTCCTCCCGCCAGGTGACCCTGATAAGCCGCGAATTTATCGAGGCCATCGCTCGTCATACCGGCCACTCCGAGATCGACCCGGCGCTATTACGGCGCAACCTGGTGATCTCCGGAATGAACATGAACCTGCTGCGCCACCAGCGCCTACAGATTGGCGAAGCCGTACTGGAAACCACCGCCCTCTGTCACCCCTGTTCCCGAATGGACGAAGCCTTGGGCGCAGGGGGCGCTGCAGCGATGTTTGGCTATGGGGGGCTCTGTGCCCGGATTGTTCAAGGTGGCCAGATGGCAGTGGGGGATTCTGTGGTGCGACTGCCAGGGTTGGACAGTGGCGCTCGCTGA
- a CDS encoding histone deacetylase family protein has protein sequence MKAFFHPSQDKHAPQSYLTRGQMRPPQELPERTPELVKGLEALGVRPEQATDHGMDVINRVHDLGYLRFLESAHRRWPEDWGGEVMSNIFVRSPNPMRGILAECARYQADGSCPIGPHTWEAAYWSAQSALSAADELLTGQQRAYALCRPPGHHARRDAAGGFCYLNNAAIAAEALLDHYDKVAILDPDMHHGQGIQEIFYDRDDVLYISIHGDPTNFYPVVSGYEDERGAGPGYGYNINMPMPHGSPESTFFEKLADAADAIRLYEPDVLIVALGFDVYHEDPQAKVSVSSEGFRHMGEGINAMNLPTLVIQEGGYHLESLATNAKNFFSGLNP, from the coding sequence ATGAAAGCGTTTTTTCATCCGTCCCAGGATAAACATGCCCCGCAATCCTACCTGACCCGCGGCCAGATGCGCCCCCCTCAAGAGCTGCCGGAGCGCACCCCGGAGCTGGTCAAGGGCCTGGAAGCCCTGGGCGTCCGGCCGGAACAGGCCACCGATCACGGCATGGATGTGATCAATCGGGTGCACGACCTGGGCTACCTGCGCTTTCTTGAGTCAGCCCACCGGCGTTGGCCGGAAGACTGGGGCGGGGAAGTCATGTCCAACATCTTCGTCCGTTCACCGAACCCCATGCGCGGTATTCTGGCGGAATGTGCCCGCTATCAGGCCGACGGTAGCTGCCCCATCGGCCCCCACACCTGGGAGGCCGCCTACTGGTCCGCCCAGAGCGCCCTGTCCGCCGCCGATGAGCTTCTTACCGGACAGCAGAGGGCCTACGCCCTGTGCCGCCCGCCCGGCCACCACGCCCGGCGCGACGCCGCCGGTGGCTTCTGTTATCTGAACAACGCCGCCATCGCCGCCGAAGCCCTGCTGGACCATTACGACAAAGTCGCCATTCTCGACCCGGACATGCACCACGGCCAGGGCATTCAGGAAATCTTCTACGATCGGGACGACGTGCTCTATATCTCCATCCACGGCGACCCCACCAACTTCTACCCGGTGGTAAGCGGCTACGAAGACGAGCGGGGCGCGGGCCCCGGCTATGGCTACAACATCAACATGCCGATGCCCCACGGTTCCCCCGAGTCCACCTTCTTCGAAAAACTGGCCGACGCCGCCGACGCCATCCGCCTGTACGAGCCGGACGTACTGATCGTCGCCCTGGGCTTCGATGTGTACCACGAAGACCCGCAGGCCAAAGTCTCGGTCAGCAGCGAAGGCTTCCGGCACATGGGCGAAGGCATCAACGCCATGAACCTTCCTACCCTGGTGATACAGGAAGGCGGCTACCACCTGGAGTCCCTGGCGACCAACGCCAAAAACTTCTTCAGTGGCCTGAACCCGTAA
- a CDS encoding helix-turn-helix domain-containing protein yields the protein MTSILRTTDTPFSGFLKTWRTRRRLSQLELSLKSGMSQRHISFLETGRSKPSLSAIGQLGDALDMPAAEIDAMLLSAGFAARSSQRRWSQEAREAVGASIDHVLQSHAPYPAMAVDRIWNLQKANEPALQFFAMLGSTGTPNLLREVMMPGALRSRTINWEQTARALYRLLELEVARRPHDQEAHELLNELRDISGVAEAISQPSSENPLPVLSIQFQVEDAVLSLFSLIATVGMSSDPVIDDIRLETLLPADDVTREWFTKHFL from the coding sequence ATGACCTCAATCCTGAGAACGACAGATACCCCCTTTTCGGGTTTCCTGAAGACTTGGCGCACACGGCGGCGACTGAGCCAGCTTGAGCTCTCCTTAAAATCGGGAATGTCACAACGGCACATCAGCTTCCTGGAAACCGGACGCTCGAAACCGAGCCTCTCTGCCATTGGCCAACTGGGGGATGCGCTAGATATGCCGGCAGCTGAAATCGATGCAATGCTCCTTTCAGCAGGCTTCGCTGCACGCTCGTCTCAACGTCGTTGGAGTCAAGAAGCTAGAGAGGCTGTCGGCGCATCAATTGATCATGTTCTTCAGAGCCATGCGCCCTATCCCGCCATGGCGGTGGATCGCATTTGGAATCTTCAGAAAGCAAATGAACCGGCTCTGCAATTTTTTGCAATGCTCGGCAGCACCGGGACCCCCAATTTACTGCGTGAGGTAATGATGCCCGGAGCATTGCGCTCCCGCACCATCAACTGGGAACAAACAGCGAGAGCCTTGTACCGACTACTTGAGCTGGAAGTTGCGAGGCGTCCACATGACCAGGAGGCTCATGAGCTACTGAATGAGCTTCGAGACATTAGTGGCGTTGCAGAGGCGATCAGCCAACCCAGCTCCGAAAACCCGCTTCCCGTACTTAGCATACAGTTTCAAGTCGAGGACGCGGTATTGAGCCTGTTTTCCCTGATCGCAACGGTCGGCATGAGCTCTGACCCGGTAATTGACGATATCCGACTGGAGACACTGCTCCCAGCCGATGACGTCACAAGGGAGTGGTTTACTAAACATTTTTTATGA